In Triticum aestivum cultivar Chinese Spring chromosome 5B, IWGSC CS RefSeq v2.1, whole genome shotgun sequence, the following proteins share a genomic window:
- the LOC123111630 gene encoding uncharacterized protein, with amino-acid sequence MEALREATAELTVYVHPSNAADVRRAVSRQLSTLLFSYEDRFDGVLLSHEVEFEGDNEDDQDRKVDGDGKKVIKAKILDGLVPYFGVPVTANLLLFSPQPEMILEGKVEMLGKESIHAIVLGVFSAAIMSDDIPETFKFKRRGHGGKFISQSDKRHVIKKGSMIRFSVKRVDTEMNCHITGSLMAPHTGCMRWLSVHDAEYASEISRGKRKSRDHIKSEQIVQDRSTVNSEDGMVNSERRRKSRKKTVEE; translated from the exons atGGAGGCACTCCGGGAGGCGACGGCCGAGCTGACGGTGTACGTGCACCCCTCCAACGCCGCCGACGTCCGCCGCGCCGTCTCCCGCCAGCTCAGCACCCTCCTATTCTC GTATGAAGATCGCTTTGATGGCGTGTTGCTGTCACATGAAGTTGAATTCGAAGGTGACAACGAAGATGACCAAGACAGAAAAGTTGACGGAGATGGGAAAAAGGTTATCAAGGCCAAAATCCTGGATGGTCTGGTACCATATTTTGGCGTACCGGTGACTGCGAACCTGCTGCTGTTTTCTCCCCAGCCAGAGATGATACTAG AAGGGAAAGTTGAAATGCTTGGCAAGGAATCAATTCATGCCATCGTCCTGGGGGTTTTCTCAGCAGCCATTATGTCAGATGATATCCCTGAGACGTTCAAATTCAAAAGA AGAGGACATGGAGGAAAATTTATAAGCCAGTCGGACAAGCGGCATGTGATTAAAAAAGGAAGCATGATACGGTTTTCTGTTAAAAG GGTGGACACGGAAATGAATTGTCACATAACTGGATCTTTGATGGCGCCTCACACAGGATGCATGCGTTGGCTTTCAGTACACGATGCTGAATACGCATCAGAAATTAGCAG GGGCAAAAGGAAATCAAGGGATCACATTAAGAGCGAGCAGATTGTACAAGACCGCTCAACTGTGAACAGCGAAGATGGCATGGTGAATTCTGAACGACGACGCAAGTCCCGAAAGAAGACCGTTGAGGAATAA